One window from the genome of Luteithermobacter gelatinilyticus encodes:
- a CDS encoding RNA polymerase sigma factor, with translation MMLKRRDSFLKESYQRYRDELYRYLRRMVNGRSQEAKDITQMAFTRLAALTDPQTLRNPRAFLYTTARNIVIDRARRRQVKAKHMEEVPLESWHEPGHGISPEHIALDRERLAVLKTVIENLPAKPRRIFVLNRVYGLSYREIAEEMGLKEENVKKHVFRALKKCTTEMAKIYKNSAPSTPTDEMPKSSK, from the coding sequence ATGATGCTGAAACGGCGCGACAGTTTTTTAAAAGAAAGTTATCAGCGGTATCGTGATGAACTTTACCGTTACCTGCGACGTATGGTCAACGGGCGCAGTCAGGAAGCCAAGGACATTACCCAAATGGCTTTCACCCGACTGGCCGCCCTCACAGACCCCCAGACGCTACGTAACCCCCGGGCTTTTTTATACACAACCGCCCGGAATATTGTTATCGACAGAGCGCGCCGGCGGCAGGTGAAAGCCAAACATATGGAAGAAGTGCCGCTGGAAAGCTGGCACGAGCCCGGTCATGGCATTTCTCCGGAACATATTGCTCTGGATCGCGAACGGCTGGCCGTTTTGAAGACAGTCATAGAAAACTTGCCCGCCAAGCCCCGTCGCATCTTCGTGTTGAACCGCGTATATGGGTTGAGTTACAGGGAAATCGCCGAAGAAATGGGACTGAAGGAAGAAAATGTCAAAAAGCATGTCTTTCGGGCTCTGAAAAAATGCACCACAGAGATGGCAAAAATATATAAAAACAGCGCCCCCTCCACTCCAACTGATGAAATGCCAAAATCCAGCAAATAG
- a CDS encoding LuxR family transcriptional regulator, which yields MKLSRYIKESQQAETPRELFKLLCEAAHDLGFPYLACVILSETGKTQTYGVSYPQDWINHYLARNYQNIDPVLQYCPRCPLGLEWKKLRNDDTLTAPQKQLMQEAEQFGLERGLTLPLFGPYGRLILLSFAGPEKRAIRKTIYNRLMLLALQFHICLMTLNTVPPSSSPLTPREIDCLKWVAQGKSSWEIGKILGISEHTVNGYIRDIYQKLDVSTRAMAVMTALRRGLMTP from the coding sequence ATGAAATTGTCCCGTTACATTAAAGAAAGCCAACAGGCCGAAACCCCCAGGGAACTATTTAAACTGCTGTGTGAGGCAGCACACGATCTTGGATTCCCGTACCTGGCCTGCGTCATCCTCAGTGAAACGGGAAAAACCCAAACATATGGTGTGAGCTATCCGCAGGATTGGATCAATCATTATCTGGCCCGGAATTATCAGAATATCGACCCCGTGCTGCAATATTGTCCCCGATGTCCGCTCGGGCTGGAATGGAAAAAACTCCGAAACGACGACACCCTCACCGCCCCCCAAAAGCAGTTGATGCAAGAAGCTGAACAATTCGGGCTGGAGCGGGGCCTGACCCTCCCGCTTTTCGGCCCTTATGGGCGGCTCATCCTGCTGTCTTTTGCTGGGCCGGAAAAAAGAGCAATCCGAAAAACAATATATAACCGGTTGATGCTACTGGCCCTGCAATTTCATATCTGTCTGATGACGTTAAACACCGTGCCGCCATCCTCTTCTCCCCTCACTCCCCGGGAAATCGACTGCCTGAAATGGGTTGCTCAAGGCAAGTCTTCCTGGGAAATCGGCAAAATTCTGGGCATTAGCGAACACACCGTTAATGGGTATATCCGCGACATCTACCAAAAGCTCGATGTGTCCACCCGCGCTATGGCCGTGATGACGGCCCTGCGGCGGGGATTGATGACGCCATAA